In a single window of the Deinococcus aetherius genome:
- a CDS encoding DUF1501 domain-containing protein, with protein MALDRRDFLKYSALAVAATTGMPGFLARAATQAGGTKTLVVIQLTGGNDGLNTLVPYSNGAYYAARPNIAVPRKDVLTLTPDLGMHPALKPLTGLWDAGHLAWLENVGYPNPNRSHFASMAIWHTADPSQARAEGWIGRIAEKIGDPFCASNLGGTTPQALRAESFSLPSIDGVDRFQVRLPAGLSDAFETMLSLPRQGEAAYLGRATRQMLANTGKMQKNVSRYRAGAKYPEGRFAERLHDAARLIASGTGQRVLYVSLGGFDTHAGQRAEQDALLGELASGLAAFQADLEAQGLAERVIVMGFSEFGRRVAENASAGTDHGQGGVMFALGRGVRGGVHGDSPDLENLEGGDVRYRQDFRGVYAGALTRWLGLNARDILGGDFAGPQWVA; from the coding sequence ATGGCCCTGGACCGACGTGATTTCCTCAAATACTCCGCCCTCGCCGTCGCCGCGACGACCGGGATGCCGGGCTTTCTCGCGCGGGCGGCGACCCAGGCGGGCGGGACGAAGACCCTGGTGGTCATCCAGCTCACGGGGGGCAACGACGGGCTCAATACCCTGGTGCCGTACTCGAACGGGGCGTACTACGCGGCGCGGCCCAACATCGCCGTCCCCAGGAAGGACGTGCTCACCCTCACGCCTGACCTGGGGATGCACCCGGCCTTGAAACCGCTGACCGGCCTGTGGGACGCCGGGCACCTCGCGTGGCTGGAGAACGTGGGCTACCCCAACCCGAATCGCAGCCACTTCGCCAGCATGGCGATCTGGCACACGGCGGACCCGTCGCAGGCGCGGGCGGAGGGTTGGATCGGACGCATTGCCGAGAAGATCGGCGACCCCTTCTGCGCCTCCAACCTGGGCGGCACGACCCCGCAGGCGCTGCGGGCGGAGAGTTTCAGCCTCCCCAGCATTGACGGTGTGGACCGTTTTCAGGTGCGGCTCCCGGCGGGGCTCTCGGACGCCTTCGAGACGATGCTGAGCCTGCCGCGCCAGGGCGAGGCGGCGTACCTCGGGCGGGCCACCCGGCAGATGCTGGCGAACACGGGGAAGATGCAGAAGAACGTCTCCAGGTACCGGGCGGGCGCGAAGTACCCCGAGGGCCGCTTCGCCGAACGGCTGCACGACGCCGCCCGGTTGATCGCCTCGGGAACCGGGCAGCGGGTGCTCTACGTCTCGCTGGGCGGCTTCGACACCCACGCCGGGCAGCGGGCGGAGCAAGACGCCCTGCTGGGGGAACTCGCCTCGGGCCTCGCGGCATTTCAGGCTGACCTGGAGGCGCAGGGCCTCGCCGAGCGGGTGATCGTGATGGGCTTTTCCGAGTTCGGGCGCCGGGTCGCCGAGAACGCCTCGGCGGGCACCGACCACGGCCAGGGCGGGGTGATGTTCGCCCTGGGGCGGGGGGTCAGGGGCGGCGTCCACGGCGACAGCCCCGACCTGGAGAACCTGGAAGGCGGGGACGTCCGTTACCGCCAGGACTTCCGGGGCGTGTACGCGGGGGCCCTCACCCGCTGGCTGGGGCTGAACGCCCGGGACATCCTGGGCGGCGACTTCGCGGGGCCGCAATGGGTGGCCTGA
- a CDS encoding DUF1800 domain-containing protein, with translation MPLTPHTRPLTAADAAHLLRRTAFGGTQAQTRALTGRDAREVARERLAFTDAAAPGNPFDPTDAATPGAGVQLTRAAWLFELLYGPHPLRERLALAWSNHFVIGTDKVRNVPMLASYLALLRRHAATGDFTRFALEVAQSPAMLRYLDNAQNRRGKPNENFSRELLELFTTGIGHYTEDDVREGARALTGWTYEGGRGNKNYLEETRFVFRPAQHDAGRKTYLGHGGNLTGEDVVRLAATHPQTATFVARKLHRAFVRDTPDERAVAASAETWRRTNGNVRAVLEELLGSEVFYAPENRSAVIRSPVEFIVGAVRALGQPKLEPKQILNLAQTAGKMGQLLLQPDTVKGWDGGREWINDSTLLTRMQVAAALTLGPQAPQLAEPPSLLALLGSERPPLTAALDGLGPKQRTYLALISPEFQLA, from the coding sequence ATGCCCCTGACTCCCCACACCCGCCCCCTCACCGCCGCGGACGCCGCCCACCTGCTGAGGCGCACGGCCTTCGGCGGGACCCAGGCGCAGACCCGCGCGCTCACCGGACGTGACGCCCGCGAGGTGGCCCGCGAGCGGCTCGCCTTCACGGACGCGGCGGCCCCCGGCAACCCCTTCGACCCGACCGACGCGGCGACGCCCGGCGCCGGAGTTCAGCTTACCCGCGCTGCGTGGCTGTTCGAGCTGCTCTACGGCCCCCACCCCCTGCGCGAGCGGCTGGCGCTGGCCTGGAGCAACCATTTCGTGATCGGCACGGACAAGGTGCGCAACGTGCCCATGCTCGCCTCGTACCTCGCCCTGCTCAGGCGCCACGCGGCCACGGGCGACTTCACGCGCTTCGCCCTGGAGGTGGCACAGTCCCCGGCGATGCTGCGCTACCTTGACAACGCGCAGAACCGCCGGGGCAAGCCCAACGAGAACTTCAGCCGCGAACTCCTCGAACTCTTCACGACCGGCATCGGCCACTACACCGAGGACGACGTGCGCGAGGGGGCCCGCGCGCTGACGGGCTGGACCTACGAGGGCGGGCGCGGCAACAAGAACTACCTGGAGGAGACCCGCTTCGTCTTCCGGCCTGCCCAGCACGACGCGGGCCGCAAGACCTACCTCGGGCACGGCGGCAACCTGACAGGCGAGGACGTGGTGCGGCTCGCCGCCACCCATCCACAGACGGCCACGTTCGTCGCCCGCAAGCTCCACCGCGCCTTCGTGCGCGACACCCCCGACGAGCGGGCGGTGGCGGCGAGCGCCGAGACCTGGCGCCGCACGAACGGCAACGTCCGCGCGGTGCTGGAGGAACTGCTGGGCAGCGAGGTCTTCTACGCCCCGGAGAACCGCTCGGCGGTCATCCGCAGCCCGGTCGAGTTCATCGTGGGGGCGGTGCGCGCCCTCGGGCAGCCAAAGCTGGAGCCCAAGCAGATCCTCAACCTCGCCCAGACGGCCGGGAAGATGGGCCAGCTCCTCCTCCAGCCCGACACCGTGAAGGGCTGGGACGGCGGGCGCGAGTGGATCAACGACTCCACCCTGCTGACCCGGATGCAGGTCGCGGCGGCGCTGACCCTCGGTCCCCAGGCGCCGCAACTCGCCGAGCCGCCCTCCCTGCTCGCCCTGCTGGGCAGCGAGCGTCCACCCCTGACCGCCGCCCTGGACGGGCTGGGGCCGAAGCAGCGGACGTACCTGGCGCTGATCAGCCCGGAATTTCAACTCGCCTGA
- a CDS encoding LolA-like protein, whose product MRAVRRARFPLLLLMLGLSGVAHASDADDLASALRQARTLAARGTAEVSVYFPPRAASTPGPTRTADRLPVVPFRPALINQHFTVTRADAPPVAGRDVTRFDLTPKVGQAACWTLWVDRAWNVPLAFEERGADGTLARRAVFTRVNPRPVRINRLVPPVPAGLRAAVLAALPGLRLPPGFMPTGISARENGGLKVTLGDGANVLALVLAPRNVRAAPGVASRRVGDSFVWLVGNLPDGPLRAALADIRAVDGGRLGTFVRENGSKE is encoded by the coding sequence GTGAGGGCGGTGCGTCGGGCACGCTTCCCCCTGCTCCTGCTGATGCTGGGCCTGTCGGGCGTGGCGCATGCCAGCGACGCGGACGACCTCGCCTCCGCCCTGCGGCAGGCCCGGACGCTGGCGGCGCGGGGCACGGCGGAGGTGAGCGTGTACTTCCCTCCCCGCGCCGCCTCCACCCCCGGGCCGACCCGCACCGCCGACCGCCTGCCGGTGGTGCCGTTCCGCCCGGCGCTGATCAATCAGCACTTCACGGTCACCCGGGCCGACGCTCCCCCGGTCGCTGGCCGCGACGTGACCCGTTTCGACCTCACGCCGAAGGTGGGGCAGGCCGCCTGCTGGACCCTGTGGGTGGACCGCGCGTGGAACGTGCCCCTCGCCTTCGAGGAACGCGGCGCGGACGGCACGCTCGCCCGCCGGGCCGTCTTTACCCGGGTGAATCCTCGTCCGGTTCGGATAAATCGTCTGGTTCCTCCCGTTCCGGCGGGGCTGCGGGCAGCGGTCCTGGCCGCGCTGCCCGGCCTGCGCCTCCCGCCCGGCTTCATGCCCACCGGAATTTCCGCGCGGGAGAACGGCGGCCTCAAGGTCACCCTGGGCGACGGCGCGAACGTCCTCGCGCTCGTCCTCGCGCCCCGGAACGTGCGCGCGGCCCCCGGCGTCGCCTCGCGGAGGGTGGGGGATTCGTTCGTGTGGCTCGTCGGCAACCTCCCGGACGGGCCCCTGCGGGCGGCCCTGGCGGACATCCGGGCGGTGGACGGGGGGAGGCTGGGAACTTTCGTGCGGGAGAACGGCTCCAAGGAGTGA
- a CDS encoding RNA polymerase sigma factor, whose product MTLTRPPPDTLGELTDAELVLLAAHPGPRREAAFEALVRRHAPRVHRLASGLVGPGTADDVVQEVFISVDRNLGGFRAEAQFSTWLHRVTLNACHRLLAARVHLPLDEAPEPPAPHSPVRAGEQADLRARLARALAQLPPEQREAVSLRELSGLDYAEIAEVTGAEVGTVKSRIHRGRAALRALLAGMGVTP is encoded by the coding sequence GTGACCTTGACCCGCCCTCCTCCCGACACCCTGGGCGAGCTGACCGACGCGGAGCTGGTGCTGCTCGCCGCGCACCCCGGCCCACGCCGGGAGGCGGCGTTCGAGGCCCTGGTGCGGCGGCACGCCCCGCGCGTTCACCGCCTCGCCTCGGGGCTGGTCGGGCCGGGGACGGCGGACGACGTGGTGCAGGAGGTATTTATCAGCGTGGACCGGAACCTGGGGGGCTTTCGCGCCGAGGCGCAGTTCTCGACCTGGCTGCACCGGGTCACCCTCAACGCCTGCCACCGCCTGCTCGCCGCCCGCGTCCACCTGCCCCTGGACGAGGCGCCCGAGCCCCCCGCCCCGCACAGCCCCGTCCGGGCCGGGGAGCAGGCCGACCTGCGGGCCCGCCTCGCCCGGGCGCTCGCGCAGCTTCCGCCCGAGCAGCGCGAGGCCGTCAGCCTGCGCGAACTCTCGGGCCTCGACTACGCCGAGATCGCCGAGGTGACGGGCGCGGAGGTGGGCACGGTGAAAAGCCGCATCCACCGGGGCCGGGCGGCGCTGCGGGCGCTGCTGGCCGGGATGGGGGTGACGCCTTGA
- a CDS encoding metal-dependent transcriptional regulator, with the protein MSALTLSPSAEDYLKHLYVLGQHGKVNTQSLAEALGVAPASATGMLRKLGEQGLVAHAPYQGAQLTGEGQRVALEVLRHHRLLELFLHRALGVPLDEVHEEAERLEHVLSERLEARIAAWLGDPTHDPHGDPIPTLAGEVPERAERRLIQLAPGETATVARVPDTDPAQLRALVTAGLTPGVSVRVERIDAALGTLTLLLSGDLPLTLALGVAAQVGVHAGEVEG; encoded by the coding sequence ATGTCGGCTCTGACTCTCTCTCCCTCCGCCGAGGATTACCTCAAACACCTGTACGTGCTGGGGCAGCACGGCAAGGTGAACACGCAGTCTCTTGCGGAGGCGCTGGGCGTGGCGCCCGCCAGTGCGACGGGAATGCTGCGCAAGCTCGGCGAGCAGGGTCTGGTGGCGCACGCGCCGTACCAGGGGGCACAGCTCACTGGCGAGGGGCAGCGGGTGGCGCTGGAGGTGTTGCGGCACCACCGCCTCCTCGAACTCTTCCTTCACCGGGCCCTGGGAGTGCCCCTGGACGAGGTTCACGAGGAGGCCGAGCGGCTGGAGCACGTCCTCTCCGAGCGGCTGGAGGCGCGCATCGCCGCGTGGCTGGGCGACCCCACCCACGACCCGCACGGCGACCCGATCCCGACCCTTGCCGGGGAGGTGCCCGAGCGTGCCGAACGCCGCCTGATCCAGCTCGCGCCCGGGGAGACGGCCACGGTCGCCCGCGTGCCCGACACGGACCCGGCCCAGCTCCGCGCCCTCGTCACGGCGGGGCTCACGCCGGGTGTTTCCGTGCGGGTGGAGCGGATCGACGCCGCGCTCGGCACCCTGACCCTTCTCCTGTCGGGGGACCTGCCCCTCACCCTCGCCCTGGGCGTCGCCGCGCAGGTGGGGGTCCACGCGGGGGAGGTGGAGGGTTGA
- a CDS encoding metal ABC transporter solute-binding protein, Zn/Mn family, which produces MRALLPATLLALTLTACAATPGDGDVPGGRVRVVTTVNMITDLAAQLGGDRVRVTGLMGPGVDPHLYKASAGDVRRLANADLVLYGGLHLEGKMVDILAALNARVPSVAVSEAIPEDRLLTLDGAHDPHVWFDPTLWAYAARATGEALTRVDPAGRSVYEANLKDYLAELQELDAWTAALFRSVPERQRVLVTAHDAFGYLSRRYGVEVRGLQGISTVAEAGGQSVRSLAAFLAERNVRAVFVESTVSPRAVQAVREAARARGHEVEVGGELYADAAGERGTPEGTYLGMVRHNIGTIVEALK; this is translated from the coding sequence TTGAGGGCGCTTCTCCCCGCCACGTTGCTGGCCCTCACCCTGACGGCCTGTGCGGCCACGCCGGGCGACGGGGACGTGCCAGGCGGGCGCGTTCGGGTCGTCACCACCGTGAACATGATCACCGACCTCGCCGCGCAACTCGGCGGTGACCGGGTGCGGGTGACCGGGCTGATGGGGCCGGGCGTCGATCCCCACCTCTACAAGGCCTCCGCCGGGGACGTGCGGAGGCTGGCGAACGCGGACCTCGTGCTGTACGGCGGGTTGCACCTGGAGGGCAAGATGGTGGACATTCTGGCCGCCCTGAACGCCCGGGTCCCCAGCGTCGCCGTCTCCGAGGCCATCCCGGAAGACCGGCTGCTCACCCTGGACGGCGCGCACGACCCCCACGTGTGGTTCGACCCGACCCTGTGGGCCTATGCCGCCCGGGCGACCGGGGAGGCGCTGACCCGGGTGGACCCTGCCGGACGGAGCGTGTACGAGGCCAACCTGAAGGATTACCTCGCCGAGTTGCAGGAGCTGGACGCCTGGACCGCCGCCCTGTTCCGCAGCGTGCCCGAACGGCAGCGGGTCCTGGTGACGGCGCACGACGCCTTCGGCTACCTCTCGCGCCGCTACGGGGTGGAGGTGCGCGGCCTCCAGGGCATCAGCACCGTCGCCGAGGCGGGCGGGCAAAGCGTCCGGTCCCTCGCCGCCTTTCTGGCCGAGCGGAACGTGAGGGCCGTGTTCGTGGAGTCCACCGTCTCGCCCCGGGCCGTCCAGGCGGTGCGTGAGGCGGCCCGGGCGCGCGGGCACGAGGTGGAGGTCGGCGGCGAGCTGTACGCCGACGCCGCCGGGGAACGCGGCACGCCCGAGGGGACCTACCTCGGGATGGTGCGGCACAACATCGGGACCATCGTGGAGGCTTTGAAATGA
- a CDS encoding metal ABC transporter permease: MTPLDFLGDYTLRSILLGSALLGLVAGTLGTFSVLRRQSLIGDTVAHAALPGICAAFLLTGTRDTLGLLLGGGVSGLAASLLALAILRYSRLKEDAALGVTFSAFFGVGIAMLTAIGKGGNAAQAGLDKFLFGQAAALTQGDVIRFALLGALALGTAALLHKELKVTLFDPDFARVQGWPVPALTALSTALTVLAVMIGLQTVGVVLMAAMLIAPAVAARQWTRSLSGMLGLAGALGALSGALGAGLGLSVSPGAGSLPTGAVTVLAATALAVLSLLVAPRRGVLAGVVRQRRVRARLLRGSNSGGRA, translated from the coding sequence ATGACGCCCCTCGACTTCCTGGGCGACTACACCCTGCGGAGCATCCTGCTCGGCTCGGCGCTGCTGGGGCTCGTGGCGGGCACGCTGGGCACCTTCAGCGTCCTGCGGCGCCAGAGCCTGATCGGGGACACCGTGGCCCACGCCGCGCTGCCGGGCATCTGCGCGGCCTTCCTGCTCACGGGCACGCGCGACACGCTGGGGCTGCTCCTCGGCGGAGGGGTGAGCGGGCTCGCCGCCTCGCTGCTCGCGCTCGCCATCCTGCGGTACAGCCGCCTGAAGGAGGACGCCGCCCTGGGGGTGACCTTCAGCGCCTTTTTCGGGGTCGGGATCGCCATGCTCACCGCCATCGGCAAGGGCGGGAACGCCGCGCAGGCCGGGCTCGACAAGTTCCTCTTCGGGCAGGCCGCCGCGCTGACGCAGGGGGACGTGATCCGCTTCGCCCTCCTCGGGGCGCTGGCGCTGGGCACCGCCGCCCTGCTCCACAAGGAGCTGAAGGTCACCCTCTTCGACCCGGACTTCGCGCGGGTGCAGGGCTGGCCCGTTCCGGCGCTTACCGCGCTCTCGACCGCGCTCACCGTCCTCGCGGTGATGATCGGCCTCCAGACGGTCGGGGTGGTGCTGATGGCCGCCATGCTGATCGCCCCCGCCGTCGCCGCGCGGCAGTGGACGCGCAGCCTCTCGGGGATGCTGGGGCTCGCGGGCGCCCTCGGGGCGCTCAGCGGGGCGCTGGGGGCCGGGCTGGGCCTGAGCGTCTCCCCCGGTGCGGGCAGCCTGCCGACGGGGGCCGTGACGGTGCTCGCCGCGACCGCGCTCGCGGTGCTGTCCCTGCTCGTCGCCCCGCGCCGGGGGGTGCTCGCCGGGGTGGTCCGGCAGCGGCGGGTTCGCGCCCGGCTCCTGCGTGGGTCGAACTCCGGGGGGCGGGCATGA
- a CDS encoding metal ABC transporter permease, protein MTPAPLPLDFDLVIVVTAVFVAWACGLLGLFLVLRREALMSDAISHSALPGIVAGYWVTGGSLATLPALVGAALFGLVTVALTALLTRSGRVKADAALGLVFPALFAAGVIAVSLNYSNVHLDLDAVLYGEIAYTPFRTGWLGLPVGWLLIGGMLLVNALFVGLLFKELRLSTFDPCLARTLGFSPALIGGALLTLVALTTVAAFDAVGAVLVVAFMIVPPATALLLTRRLRQALGLTLLAGLSASAVGYALALALDASITGVIAGVLGVQFTLALLVQAVRARRVRGSARLGG, encoded by the coding sequence ATGACCCCCGCGCCGCTCCCCCTCGACTTCGACCTCGTGATCGTGGTGACCGCCGTGTTCGTGGCGTGGGCGTGCGGGCTGCTGGGCCTCTTCCTGGTGCTGCGGCGGGAGGCGCTGATGAGCGACGCGATCAGCCACTCCGCCCTGCCCGGCATCGTGGCGGGATACTGGGTGACGGGCGGCAGCCTCGCCACGCTGCCCGCGCTCGTGGGGGCGGCGCTCTTCGGGCTCGTCACGGTGGCCCTGACCGCCCTCCTCACGCGCAGCGGACGGGTGAAGGCGGACGCGGCGCTGGGGCTGGTCTTTCCCGCGCTCTTCGCCGCCGGGGTGATCGCGGTGAGCCTGAACTACAGCAACGTTCACCTGGACCTCGACGCCGTGCTGTACGGAGAGATCGCGTACACGCCCTTTCGCACCGGGTGGCTCGGCCTGCCGGTGGGGTGGCTCCTGATAGGCGGGATGCTGCTCGTCAATGCCCTCTTCGTCGGCCTGCTTTTCAAGGAGCTGCGGCTGAGCACCTTCGACCCGTGCCTCGCGCGCACCCTGGGCTTCTCGCCCGCCCTGATCGGCGGGGCGCTCCTCACCCTCGTCGCGCTGACGACCGTGGCGGCCTTCGACGCGGTGGGGGCGGTGCTCGTCGTCGCCTTCATGATCGTGCCCCCCGCCACCGCCCTGCTCCTCACCCGCCGCCTGCGGCAGGCCCTGGGGCTCACCCTGCTGGCGGGCCTGAGTGCCAGCGCCGTCGGCTACGCCCTCGCCCTCGCCCTCGACGCGAGCATCACGGGGGTGATCGCGGGAGTGCTGGGGGTGCAGTTCACGCTGGCGCTGCTGGTCCAGGCGGTGCGGGCCCGTCGGGTGAGAGGGAGTGCGCGGTTGGGTGGGTGA
- a CDS encoding adenosylcobinamide-GDP ribazoletransferase — protein sequence MTDPRSPWRRQLDAAHLALTFLTTLPLPHVREVREGDFARASAYYPLAGYAVGGVVALLLWFPLPLPDGVQSALAVGAWLAVTGMLHFDGLVDSADALFAMKSPERRLEILRDVHVGAFGLAVGVLALLTLWSLLAAPIPAYAPVVAAVVARTVLLAPMNLYPAARQESLGAHSREGRWGAAFLIALPALLLPGAWVATLAGLAAALLVARFAAARLGGGLNGDTYGLVVVTAELAALCAFAWGRG from the coding sequence ATGACCGACCCCCGCTCCCCCTGGCGGCGCCAACTCGACGCCGCCCACCTCGCGCTGACCTTCCTGACCACGCTGCCCCTGCCGCACGTGCGCGAGGTGAGGGAAGGAGACTTCGCGCGGGCGAGCGCCTACTACCCGCTCGCCGGGTACGCGGTGGGCGGGGTGGTGGCCCTCCTGCTGTGGTTCCCGTTGCCCCTCCCGGACGGGGTGCAGTCGGCCCTGGCGGTGGGGGCATGGTTGGCGGTCACGGGGATGCTGCACTTCGACGGGCTGGTGGACAGCGCCGACGCCCTGTTCGCCATGAAGAGCCCCGAGCGGCGGCTGGAGATTCTGCGGGACGTGCACGTGGGGGCGTTCGGCCTCGCCGTCGGCGTACTCGCGCTGCTGACCCTGTGGAGTCTGCTGGCCGCGCCGATCCCCGCCTATGCCCCGGTCGTCGCGGCGGTGGTGGCGCGGACGGTGCTCCTCGCGCCCATGAACCTGTACCCGGCCGCGCGGCAGGAGTCGTTGGGGGCCCACTCGCGGGAGGGGCGCTGGGGGGCCGCGTTCCTGATCGCCCTGCCCGCCCTGCTGCTGCCGGGCGCGTGGGTGGCCACCCTCGCCGGGCTCGCCGCCGCGCTCCTCGTCGCCCGTTTCGCCGCCGCCCGGCTCGGCGGGGGGTTGAACGGCGACACCTACGGGCTCGTCGTCGTGACGGCGGAACTCGCCGCCCTGTGCGCCTTCGCATGGGGGCGGGGGTGA
- a CDS encoding histidine phosphatase family protein, producing MLTLHLVRHAPTLPNAERRYPGEDEDAPLSPEGRDLARTLRLPTHAAAFTSPSRRARETAMLAGFTQAVPTPALAEARFGVIAGRTWAELEETFGDAPRAWIDALDDPGADGGAPGGETGRAFHARVWEWLATLPDSGEVVAFTHAGPVRAALRLTVGLRAVAAPPGTVATLRRAGEDWWLTALCPPG from the coding sequence GTGCTGACCCTCCACCTCGTCCGCCACGCGCCCACCCTTCCCAACGCCGAGCGCCGCTATCCCGGCGAGGACGAGGACGCGCCGCTCTCCCCGGAAGGTCGCGACCTCGCCCGAACCCTGCGCCTGCCCACGCACGCGGCGGCCTTCACCTCCCCCAGCCGCCGTGCGCGTGAGACTGCCATGCTCGCCGGATTCACTCAGGCCGTTCCCACCCCGGCCCTTGCGGAGGCCCGCTTTGGTGTCATAGCGGGGCGGACCTGGGCGGAGTTGGAGGAGACGTTCGGGGACGCGCCGCGCGCCTGGATCGACGCTCTGGATGACCCCGGCGCGGACGGTGGGGCTCCGGGAGGGGAGACGGGCCGGGCCTTCCATGCCCGCGTCTGGGAGTGGCTCGCCACCCTTCCCGATTCCGGCGAGGTCGTCGCTTTCACCCACGCCGGGCCCGTCCGGGCAGCCCTGCGCCTGACCGTCGGTCTGCGTGCCGTCGCCGCCCCACCCGGCACCGTTGCCACCCTGCGGCGAGCGGGGGAAGACTGGTGGCTGACGGCCCTGTGTCCGCCCGGGTGA
- a CDS encoding ABC transporter substrate-binding protein, with product MRHLPRLLTLSALLSGAGLATSYPLTVRDDLGRTVTLTREPRRIVSMLPSHTETLVALGAGERLVAVDRFSNYPRAVTDRLPKVGSAFQPDIEAILALKPDLVLADESSSSRLTQKLEQAGLTVYGGSAQTYNEVFEKIGVLGKLTNREAAALNLITRMRGELNTLQATVARLPKVSTYYEVDPAPYSVGPNSFIGTLITKAGGRTIVPARLGDFPKIDPELIVQANPQVMVGVPLAEARTRPGWAGLQAIRAGRVYTPNPEERDALSRPGPRLPDALRALIRWLHPEALK from the coding sequence ATGCGTCACCTTCCCCGATTGCTCACCCTCTCCGCCCTGCTGTCCGGCGCTGGCCTCGCCACCTCCTACCCCCTCACGGTCAGGGACGACCTGGGGCGCACCGTCACCCTGACCCGCGAGCCCCGGCGCATCGTCTCCATGCTGCCGAGCCACACGGAAACGCTCGTGGCCCTCGGGGCGGGGGAACGGCTCGTGGCGGTGGACCGCTTCAGCAATTATCCCAGGGCGGTCACCGACAGGCTCCCCAAGGTGGGCAGTGCCTTCCAGCCGGACATCGAGGCGATCCTCGCGCTGAAGCCCGACCTCGTGCTGGCGGACGAGTCGAGCAGCTCGCGGCTGACCCAGAAGCTGGAGCAGGCAGGCCTGACCGTGTACGGAGGCAGCGCCCAGACGTACAACGAGGTCTTCGAGAAGATCGGGGTGCTCGGCAAGCTCACGAACCGGGAGGCGGCGGCCCTGAACCTGATCACCCGGATGCGCGGCGAGCTGAACACCCTTCAGGCCACGGTTGCCCGGCTACCCAAGGTGAGCACGTACTACGAGGTGGACCCCGCGCCATACTCCGTCGGCCCGAACTCCTTCATCGGCACGCTGATCACCAAGGCGGGGGGGCGGACCATCGTGCCCGCGCGGCTGGGGGACTTCCCCAAGATCGACCCCGAACTCATCGTGCAGGCGAACCCGCAGGTCATGGTCGGTGTGCCGCTGGCGGAGGCGCGCACCCGCCCCGGCTGGGCGGGGCTCCAGGCCATTCGTGCCGGGCGCGTGTACACCCCCAACCCCGAGGAACGCGACGCCCTCTCGCGCCCGGGTCCCCGCCTGCCCGACGCCCTGCGCGCCCTGATCCGGTGGCTGCACCCGGAGGCGCTGAAATGA
- the cobO gene encoding cob(I)yrinic acid a,c-diamide adenosyltransferase: protein MTDPETATRREAAMRELAEARDSHQKREDLSRGRRGLLIVNTGRGKGKTTAALGLMMRAHGRGLRVRLFQFLKHENAKFGEHRTLDVLGLEYEGLGDGFTWRSRDLENSADLAAHGWELAKAAILSGEYDLVVLDEFTYPLKFGWVAWPDVEAILRARDPGLHVVITGRDALPELIELADTVSEIQPVKHAYNAGIGAQAGIEH, encoded by the coding sequence ATGACCGACCCCGAGACCGCCACCCGCCGCGAGGCCGCGATGCGAGAACTCGCCGAGGCCCGTGACTCCCACCAGAAGCGCGAGGACCTCTCCAGGGGGCGCCGGGGCCTTTTGATCGTGAACACCGGCAGGGGCAAGGGCAAGACGACCGCCGCCCTGGGCCTGATGATGCGGGCGCACGGGCGGGGGCTGCGGGTCCGGCTCTTCCAGTTCCTCAAGCATGAGAACGCGAAATTCGGCGAGCACCGCACCCTCGACGTGCTGGGGCTGGAGTACGAGGGGCTGGGCGATGGCTTCACCTGGCGCTCGCGCGACCTGGAGAACTCCGCCGATCTTGCCGCGCACGGCTGGGAGCTGGCGAAGGCGGCGATCCTCTCCGGGGAATACGACCTCGTGGTCCTCGACGAGTTCACCTACCCCCTCAAGTTCGGCTGGGTCGCCTGGCCCGACGTGGAGGCGATCCTGAGAGCCCGTGACCCGGGGCTCCACGTCGTCATCACCGGGCGGGACGCGCTGCCGGAACTGATCGAACTCGCCGACACCGTGAGTGAGATTCAGCCCGTCAAGCACGCCTACAACGCGGGGATCGGCGCGCAGGCGGGAATCGAGCATTGA